A stretch of Oncorhynchus gorbuscha isolate QuinsamMale2020 ecotype Even-year linkage group LG24, OgorEven_v1.0, whole genome shotgun sequence DNA encodes these proteins:
- the LOC124012248 gene encoding receptor-transporting protein 3-like, with protein sequence MNTDWMPTLWSECFEEMLDVELGSSDQWAFHFNYGLTETLTKEERRRRWRVYSHCANGQFQCGECSKTWPSARVVVVFRYRLWDETGRGTVLMRPFGQACRRCREEFELPGFSKNEVEEALLQLFVKIRKNCYGEEEEEEEGSEVSEKVWKRPHEKALCEACRLGICCQEQ encoded by the exons ATGAATACAG ACTGGATGCCCACCCTGTGGTCAGAGTGTTTTGAGGAGATGTTGGATGTGGAGCTGGGCAGCAGTGACCAGTGGGCTTTCCACTTCAACTACGGCCTGACAGAAACACTCaccaaggaggagaggaggagaagatggcGGGTGTACAGCCACTGTGCCAACGGACA gTTCCAGTGTGGTGAGTGTTCTAAGACATGGCCGTCGGCACGGGTGGTGGTAGTGTTCCGTTATCGGCTGTGGGATGAGACAGGCCGGGGGACCGTCCTGATGCGGCCTTTCGGCCAGGCATGCAGACGCTGCCGGGAAGAGTTTGAACTTCCAGGCTTTTCAAAGAATGAGGTGGAAGAGGCACTGCTTCAGCTGTTTGTAAAGATTAGGAAGAACTGCtacggagaggaggaggaggaggaggaagggtcaGAAGTATCAGAGAAGGTGTGGAAGAGGCCCCATGAGAAAGCCCTGTGTGAGGCCTGCAGACTGGGAATCTGCTGTCAagaacagtag